The Canis lupus familiaris isolate Mischka breed German Shepherd chromosome X, alternate assembly UU_Cfam_GSD_1.0, whole genome shotgun sequence genome has a segment encoding these proteins:
- the LOC119868212 gene encoding 40S ribosomal protein S24-like, whose protein sequence is MNDTVPIRTRKFMTNRLLQRKQIVIDVLHPGKATVPKTEIQGKLAKMYKTTPDVIFVFGFRTHFGGGKTTSFGMIYDSLDYAKKNEPKHRLARHGLYEKKKTSKNCKECKNRMKKVRWTAKASVGAGKKK, encoded by the coding sequence ATGAATGACACAGTACCTATCCGGACCAGGAAGTTCATGACCAACCGACTGCTTCAGCGGAAACAGATAGTCATTGATGTTCTTCACCCCGGGAAAGCAACAGTACCTAAGACAGAAATTCAGGGAAAACTAGCCAAAATGTACAAGACCACACCAGATGTCATATTTGTATTTGGATTCAGAACCCATTTTGGTGGTGGCAAGACAACTAGCTTTGGCATGATTTATGATTCCTTGgattatgcaaagaaaaatgaacccaaacataGACTTGCAAGACATGGCctgtatgaaaagaaaaagacttcaaaaaactgcaaagaatgcaaaaacagaatgaagaaagtcCGGTGGACTGCAAAAGCCAGCGTTGGTGCTGGCAAAAAGAAGTGA